In a single window of the Bacillus clarus genome:
- the terL gene encoding phage terminase large subunit, producing MLHSFDKFSITVNFSIVNYKLREEAVNIAWINGEWFERKERLEKVNQLRKYIVPRVRNRHKLTDDEKYELTTYINEFNRLQDVNRGETDLLFFAYNYFGENRNKDNTGNWVPEFQVPDGFNLDNITKYAPNFHDEICDIMNVVSNEEINKRVAVAAPRSHAKSSYLSKAFPIHEICYRKRAYIILISETPAVSSANLEWIKLQLQSNDKLRRDFGPLLHTKQQMNPRDNTSEFIAWEPKGKDDKKLLTLVQAASTGQALRGRNWNGKRPDLIVCDDLEDKRNTNTAQLRQELKDWFAQVVIPLGDPEGKRTAIVFMGTTVHPQSLLIDIMERRSDFESRKYRALITPPIRQDLWAECERIYKDRENKTRARDAELFFTAHHDEMVEGAQVLWEEVQPLFKLMKFKWDNGSKAFNTELQNNPIDEEVMVFNPDNFTYWNDKQINRNFLSGKYFVSIGVDLAMGKERGDYSAISVVAKHKETDTIYVIDSFGERLHPDKFMKVIVDKVLHFRPDVIAVEAQAAQEFFADMVSKRLIEKGYPATTRLVKIKQRSRKELRLEALLPRIENGEIQFNRMHSLLLEQFQYYGTNMHDDLPDSLEMAISVTDKGRKRKAGNAGNYRY from the coding sequence TTGTTACATTCGTTCGATAAATTCAGTATAACGGTTAATTTTTCCATAGTCAATTATAAATTACGAGAGGAGGCGGTTAATATCGCTTGGATTAACGGAGAATGGTTCGAAAGAAAAGAGCGTTTAGAAAAAGTTAATCAACTACGAAAATACATTGTACCTAGAGTGCGTAATCGACATAAACTTACTGACGATGAAAAATACGAGCTTACAACGTATATCAACGAGTTTAACCGTCTCCAAGATGTCAATCGAGGGGAAACGGATTTGCTTTTCTTCGCTTATAACTACTTTGGAGAAAATCGAAATAAAGACAATACCGGTAACTGGGTACCAGAATTTCAAGTACCGGACGGATTTAATTTAGATAACATTACGAAATATGCACCGAATTTCCACGATGAAATTTGCGACATTATGAACGTAGTGTCCAACGAGGAAATTAACAAACGCGTAGCAGTCGCAGCACCTCGTTCTCATGCGAAATCTTCCTACTTATCGAAGGCTTTTCCGATTCATGAGATTTGCTATCGAAAGAGAGCCTACATCATATTAATCTCGGAAACACCTGCGGTATCTAGCGCTAACTTAGAGTGGATTAAGCTACAGTTACAATCGAATGATAAGTTACGACGTGATTTCGGACCGTTGTTACATACGAAGCAACAAATGAACCCTCGCGATAATACATCCGAGTTCATTGCTTGGGAACCGAAAGGAAAAGACGACAAAAAGCTACTAACGTTAGTGCAAGCAGCTTCCACTGGACAAGCCTTACGTGGTCGAAACTGGAACGGTAAGCGACCGGATTTAATCGTATGTGATGACTTGGAAGATAAACGGAATACTAACACGGCTCAGCTACGACAGGAACTAAAGGATTGGTTCGCTCAAGTAGTTATTCCGTTAGGTGATCCGGAAGGTAAACGGACAGCAATCGTATTTATGGGTACGACAGTTCATCCGCAATCATTATTAATCGATATTATGGAGCGACGTTCTGACTTTGAATCTCGTAAATACAGGGCATTAATCACACCCCCTATTAGACAAGATTTATGGGCGGAATGCGAACGTATATATAAAGATAGAGAGAATAAGACGAGGGCAAGAGACGCTGAGTTATTCTTTACAGCGCATCACGACGAAATGGTCGAAGGGGCGCAGGTACTTTGGGAAGAAGTACAGCCGTTATTTAAATTGATGAAGTTCAAATGGGATAACGGTAGCAAAGCGTTTAACACCGAGCTACAGAATAATCCTATCGATGAAGAAGTAATGGTATTCAATCCTGATAATTTCACATACTGGAATGATAAACAAATAAACCGTAACTTCCTTAGCGGCAAGTATTTCGTCTCCATCGGGGTTGACTTGGCGATGGGGAAAGAACGCGGTGACTACTCAGCGATTTCAGTCGTAGCAAAACACAAAGAAACGGATACAATCTATGTTATTGATTCATTCGGTGAACGTTTGCATCCAGATAAGTTTATGAAAGTAATCGTCGATAAAGTTCTACACTTTCGACCGGATGTAATTGCCGTTGAGGCACAAGCAGCGCAAGAGTTCTTCGCGGATATGGTGTCGAAACGATTAATCGAGAAAGGTTATCCGGCAACTACTCGCTTAGTTAAGATTAAACAACGCTCTCGTAAGGAATTGCGTTTAGAGGCGTTATTGCCGCGAATAGAAAATGGGGAAATTCAATTTAATAGAATGCATTCGTTACTTTTAGAGCAGTTTCAGTACTATGGGACAAATATGCACGATGACTTACCTGATAGTTTAGAAATGGCTATTTCAGTTACGGATAAAGGACGTAAAAGAAAAGCTGGTAACGCAGGTAACTATCGATACTAA
- a CDS encoding phage major tail protein, TP901-1 family, whose product MAETTVTTQAAAPEFKGKETLYLLDIPQADGTSKTVRLYNQTSGSRSIEAGEIELKTKDKSGSDYGDVTQSVSIEGVSTEGDEALDYIEEAITNKKLVKIHEVSLRSAKVGEYKSKSGTFMLSSVELSHENEEFSKYSIEAKLNSGLSVGKITTLPPGAPDGSVVSP is encoded by the coding sequence ATGGCTGAAACAACAGTAACGACACAAGCAGCAGCGCCGGAATTTAAAGGTAAAGAAACGTTATATTTACTCGATATCCCACAAGCAGATGGTACTTCGAAAACAGTTCGATTATACAACCAAACATCAGGCTCTCGTTCTATCGAAGCAGGTGAAATCGAACTAAAAACAAAGGACAAGTCTGGTAGTGATTACGGAGATGTAACACAGTCAGTATCTATCGAGGGTGTAAGTACTGAAGGTGACGAAGCGCTAGATTATATTGAGGAAGCTATTACGAATAAGAAACTCGTTAAAATTCACGAAGTTTCCTTACGAAGTGCAAAAGTAGGTGAGTATAAATCGAAGAGCGGAACGTTTATGTTAAGCAGCGTTGAGCTTTCACACGAAAACGAGGAATTCTCGAAGTACTCCATTGAGGCAAAGTTAAACAGTGGCTTGTCTGTCGGTAAAATTACAACGCTTCCGCCTGGAGCACCTGACGGATCAGTCGTTAGTCCATAA
- a CDS encoding tail assembly chaperone, which produces MTKSYKRFEVKGKEYELKYGLEAIELIDENGGPFEFVQKAMQGKMSDFVSVIYYALIHTEDGITRKDIEEEIKRQLVAEELSFDDVLKFNKAVVLNSFFFQKTVNKLLATMTEEQKKSFESLYE; this is translated from the coding sequence ATGACTAAATCATACAAACGTTTTGAAGTAAAAGGGAAAGAATACGAATTGAAATACGGATTAGAGGCAATTGAATTAATCGATGAAAATGGTGGTCCGTTCGAATTCGTTCAGAAAGCAATGCAAGGGAAAATGTCCGATTTCGTGTCTGTTATTTATTACGCATTAATCCACACTGAAGATGGAATCACGAGAAAGGATATTGAGGAAGAAATCAAACGTCAGTTAGTAGCCGAAGAGTTATCATTCGATGACGTTTTAAAGTTTAACAAGGCGGTTGTTCTCAATAGTTTTTTCTTCCAGAAGACAGTGAACAAGTTACTAGCGACAATGACGGAAGAACAGAAGAAGTCGTTCGAGAGCCTGTACGAATAA
- a CDS encoding phage tail tape measure protein codes for MTQATQLWRDFQQAVSQPINIPAPNIPPPPRIPTPPAPAPPDMSGWQRTFQTVGNQAQEMGRRVQAVGQSMTTAFAPLAYASGKAFGSMIKNSMEFEQQTRKAAVLTGGAYGQVKKDILEMATSSVYSTGQVAAAYAELGAKGFEAAQATAALPGVLSAAAASGEDLGMVADTITSALNAFSMEAKDSGHVADVLAQAANATAAGVYDMQYAFKYAAGPAAQLGIGMEELAASVGIMSNAGIKGETAGTALRSAMLRLVKPPKAAANMLKELGVTTTDSSGNMKSLSQIIGELQKGMEGMTSAQKGAALATIFGTEAVSGMMALVSAGPEKIDKLTQSLIKSDGASKKAADSMLEGWAGAIVKMQSSVDVAARAFTDSLAPAISVVADVIKKLADGFNGLSPTMKTVIATVATASAVFTVFMAVLGVFISSIGSTITAFGVLIGWLGKSAAVAKLASVAMIGLRAAFAFLTGPIGIVIMALTAMGVALTQLYQRNEAFRNGVNSAWDSIKSKVTELSSAFMNFAGPAIDAVVAGFNRLKSAIMSAFSGDFSQLGEIFKTIGPSIAGAIIGGIPGVIISVSRYLPAIAEHLSANKGVILDAITNVFNSIAEFLTGTLPQLIAVGSQIIMSLVNGLVQAVPSILEAMVGVVNTVMQSIATNLPILIEAGMQILQAIITGITQVLPTIIETGLQLILTLIQGIMQMIPTLIPVAITIIETIINGIMSFLPQLVEMGINLLTSLITGITQAIPMVVLAIITVITTLIDAITANLPAIIQAGISILTTLIDGIVKMLPQLIDLAVNLITKVADTILANLPAIINAGVKILMALIDGIVKILPQLINAALTLIAKIVETLIANLPKIIEAGANILMALIVGIVKIIPQLIVAAVQLIVTLVGELIKNLPKLLEAGVKLIEALIKGILSLLGSLGSAALEIGGKIIDTLKEVDLWDIGVNIIKGLVNGIGSMFSSVWSKMTELGNGIKDKISGILGIHSPSRWMRDMIGVNMIKGWMIGIDSMKGSVQRTTQQMADWMKPEMLAVDTGASIPRGVSGLGAYQSAKSTPSMNKPSQYDNQPSRDRQPANINIQLGKQEFARFVDDISGEQEAVKRRREVFKGGR; via the coding sequence TTGACACAGGCGACTCAGTTATGGAGAGACTTCCAACAAGCGGTGAGTCAACCGATAAATATCCCAGCGCCTAATATCCCACCTCCTCCACGAATACCGACGCCACCAGCACCGGCACCACCTGATATGTCAGGTTGGCAAAGGACGTTTCAAACCGTAGGTAACCAAGCGCAAGAAATGGGACGTAGGGTACAGGCGGTTGGTCAAAGTATGACAACGGCATTTGCACCACTTGCGTATGCTTCCGGTAAAGCTTTCGGAAGTATGATTAAGAACTCGATGGAATTCGAGCAACAAACGAGAAAAGCCGCAGTTCTTACAGGTGGGGCATACGGACAAGTTAAGAAAGATATTTTAGAAATGGCGACAAGCTCCGTTTATTCAACTGGACAAGTAGCGGCAGCTTATGCGGAGTTAGGTGCGAAGGGATTCGAAGCTGCGCAAGCAACGGCTGCTTTGCCTGGTGTTTTATCAGCGGCGGCAGCTTCGGGTGAAGACCTCGGGATGGTAGCCGATACGATAACTTCCGCATTAAATGCGTTTAGTATGGAAGCGAAAGATAGCGGGCATGTTGCGGACGTACTCGCACAGGCGGCAAACGCAACGGCCGCAGGTGTATACGATATGCAATATGCATTTAAGTATGCGGCGGGTCCGGCAGCACAATTAGGTATTGGAATGGAAGAACTCGCAGCATCCGTTGGTATCATGTCTAACGCAGGTATCAAAGGTGAGACGGCGGGTACAGCGTTAAGATCAGCAATGCTCCGTTTAGTAAAGCCACCGAAAGCAGCTGCTAACATGTTGAAGGAACTCGGTGTAACCACGACCGACAGTAGCGGTAATATGAAGTCGCTTTCTCAAATTATCGGCGAACTACAAAAAGGTATGGAAGGAATGACGAGTGCACAAAAAGGCGCAGCGTTAGCTACAATATTCGGTACAGAAGCTGTTTCCGGTATGATGGCGCTTGTGTCAGCTGGCCCAGAGAAAATCGATAAGTTAACACAGTCCCTTATTAAGTCCGACGGTGCTTCGAAAAAAGCAGCGGACTCAATGCTCGAAGGTTGGGCAGGAGCAATCGTCAAAATGCAATCGTCAGTTGATGTAGCAGCGCGTGCATTTACAGATTCTTTAGCGCCAGCGATTTCAGTAGTGGCAGACGTTATTAAAAAATTAGCGGATGGGTTTAACGGATTATCTCCGACAATGAAAACTGTAATTGCAACAGTTGCTACAGCAAGCGCGGTATTTACAGTCTTCATGGCGGTATTAGGCGTTTTTATAAGTAGTATAGGAAGTACGATAACGGCATTTGGTGTCTTAATCGGTTGGCTCGGTAAAAGTGCCGCAGTGGCTAAACTAGCGAGCGTTGCAATGATAGGATTACGAGCCGCATTCGCATTTCTAACTGGCCCTATCGGTATAGTAATCATGGCTTTAACGGCGATGGGCGTAGCGTTAACTCAGCTATATCAACGTAACGAAGCTTTCCGTAACGGAGTCAATAGTGCATGGGACTCAATCAAATCGAAAGTGACCGAGTTATCTTCGGCGTTTATGAATTTCGCAGGCCCAGCTATCGACGCAGTGGTCGCAGGATTTAATCGTTTGAAGTCAGCTATTATGTCGGCTTTTTCCGGAGACTTTAGTCAACTAGGTGAGATATTTAAAACGATTGGGCCATCCATTGCGGGAGCGATTATCGGCGGGATTCCAGGAGTAATCATCTCGGTATCTCGTTACTTACCGGCAATCGCGGAACATCTCAGCGCTAACAAAGGCGTTATTTTAGATGCGATTACGAATGTCTTTAATTCTATAGCGGAATTCTTAACTGGTACGCTACCGCAATTAATCGCAGTTGGTTCGCAGATTATCATGTCTCTTGTTAATGGTTTGGTTCAAGCGGTACCGTCGATACTAGAGGCTATGGTCGGTGTGGTTAATACAGTCATGCAGTCGATTGCGACCAATCTACCTATCCTTATCGAAGCCGGTATGCAAATCTTGCAAGCGATAATCACTGGAATTACACAGGTTTTACCAACGATTATCGAGACGGGTTTACAACTTATCCTAACGTTAATTCAAGGGATTATGCAGATGATACCTACGTTAATTCCCGTAGCCATAACGATTATTGAGACAATTATCAACGGAATAATGTCGTTTTTACCGCAGTTAGTCGAGATGGGAATTAACTTGTTGACCTCGTTAATTACTGGGATCACACAGGCTATTCCGATGGTTGTACTAGCGATTATTACGGTGATTACAACGTTGATAGATGCGATTACAGCGAATTTACCTGCGATTATTCAGGCGGGTATTTCGATATTGACTACATTAATCGACGGTATTGTTAAGATGTTACCGCAGTTAATTGATTTAGCAGTCAATTTAATAACGAAAGTCGCCGATACGATTCTAGCGAATTTACCTGCAATTATCAACGCAGGGGTAAAGATACTAATGGCGCTAATAGACGGTATTGTTAAGATATTACCTCAATTAATTAACGCAGCATTAACGCTAATCGCTAAAATCGTAGAGACACTTATCGCTAACTTACCGAAAATCATCGAGGCTGGTGCAAATATTTTAATGGCGTTAATTGTCGGTATTGTTAAGATAATTCCACAGTTAATAGTGGCGGCAGTTCAATTAATCGTAACTCTCGTTGGCGAGTTAATTAAGAATCTACCGAAACTACTAGAGGCTGGGGTAAAGTTAATTGAAGCGCTAATCAAAGGTATTCTATCGCTTTTAGGATCGTTAGGAAGTGCCGCACTAGAAATAGGCGGAAAGATAATAGATACGCTTAAAGAAGTTGATCTATGGGATATCGGTGTAAATATCATCAAAGGATTGGTTAACGGTATCGGCTCGATGTTCAGTTCGGTATGGAGTAAGATGACAGAACTTGGAAACGGAATTAAGGATAAAATATCCGGAATCCTTGGAATTCACTCACCTTCACGTTGGATGCGCGACATGATTGGGGTCAATATGATTAAAGGATGGATGATCGGTATTGATTCAATGAAAGGCTCGGTGCAACGTACGACGCAGCAAATGGCGGACTGGATGAAACCGGAGATGCTAGCGGTGGATACGGGTGCTTCGATACCGAGAGGAGTAAGCGGATTGGGTGCATATCAATCGGCTAAATCTACGCCAAGTATGAATAAACCGAGTCAGTACGACAATCAACCTTCTAGAGATAGGCAACCGGCGAATATTAACATACAACTCGGTAAGCAAGAGTTTGCGAGATTTGTTGACGATATTAGTGGCGAACAAGAAGCGGTTAAGAGACGTAGAGAAGTATTTAAAGGAGGGCGGTAG
- a CDS encoding site-specific integrase, which yields MAGLVQPIRTKRDIDKMKKALAGKPRDLLLFTIGINSALRISDILKLKVKDVRNSESVTLKETKTGKAKQFRLNDSIKKAVRDFVPKTANDDDWLFPSRKGDKAISRVQAYRVLNDAAERAGVTVEMGTHTLRKTAAYFAYKNGTDLALLMRMLNHSSQRETLRYIGIEQQELDDVYIELNL from the coding sequence ATGGCCGGTTTAGTACAACCGATTCGCACGAAGCGAGATATCGATAAAATGAAAAAGGCGTTGGCGGGAAAGCCACGCGATCTATTGTTATTCACTATCGGAATTAACTCAGCGTTACGTATATCCGATATACTTAAGTTAAAAGTAAAGGACGTTCGTAACAGCGAGTCGGTTACTCTAAAAGAGACTAAGACCGGCAAAGCGAAGCAATTTCGCTTAAATGACTCCATTAAAAAAGCCGTCCGGGATTTCGTACCCAAGACGGCTAATGATGACGATTGGTTATTTCCTTCTCGTAAAGGTGATAAAGCGATTTCTCGCGTTCAGGCTTACCGAGTGTTAAACGATGCTGCGGAAAGAGCGGGCGTTACGGTCGAAATGGGAACGCACACATTAAGAAAAACAGCGGCTTATTTCGCTTATAAAAACGGTACTGATTTAGCGTTATTGATGCGAATGCTAAATCATTCGAGTCAGCGTGAAACACTACGATATATAGGTATCGAACAACAAGAACTAGACGATGTGTATATTGAATTAAATTTATAA
- a CDS encoding phage protein encodes MSDLQGEFDEALGKISKQYEKENEKQVEETVGAIMLIRLFLLDLINDYQKDGVIKRGRLNALLRDLDYYEKEFRKKAGVSFEKVITDTAKWTTSKLAETNLGVTNLDSVNQQVVRYMLKRRGEDGLILSDRVWNLAGDMRAELTKVIRPAVLKGESISSISQKIREVHDNEKWKVERVAITESNNTHRAATIYNGNESDIVTGYKLIDNGHRHRYHSQHMCYKLARRDAYGLGPGRYPKKIPESLLTQLINPHPQCSSRLNYIIGEEE; translated from the coding sequence GTGAGCGATTTACAAGGTGAATTTGACGAAGCACTCGGTAAGATATCGAAGCAATACGAAAAGGAAAACGAAAAACAAGTAGAAGAGACGGTTGGCGCAATTATGCTAATCCGTCTTTTTTTATTGGATTTAATTAACGACTATCAAAAAGACGGCGTAATTAAACGAGGTAGATTAAATGCGTTATTACGAGATTTAGATTATTACGAAAAGGAGTTTCGCAAGAAAGCAGGAGTGTCATTCGAAAAAGTAATCACTGATACAGCGAAGTGGACAACTTCTAAACTTGCAGAAACTAACCTTGGCGTGACGAATTTAGATTCCGTAAATCAGCAAGTTGTGAGATACATGCTAAAGCGGAGAGGCGAGGACGGTTTAATACTGTCTGACAGAGTTTGGAATCTAGCAGGTGATATGCGAGCAGAGTTAACGAAGGTAATACGTCCGGCTGTGTTAAAAGGTGAGAGCATTAGTTCAATCTCTCAGAAAATACGAGAAGTACACGATAATGAGAAATGGAAAGTCGAACGTGTAGCAATCACAGAAAGCAATAATACACACCGAGCAGCTACTATTTATAACGGTAACGAGAGTGATATTGTTACAGGTTATAAGTTAATAGATAACGGACATCGCCATCGCTATCACTCACAACATATGTGTTACAAGTTAGCTAGACGTGACGCTTACGGATTAGGTCCTGGTAGATATCCGAAAAAGATTCCAGAAAGTTTACTAACTCAACTAATTAACCCGCATCCGCAGTGCTCTTCTCGATTAAATTACATTATTGGAGAGGAGGAATAA
- a CDS encoding phage portal protein, whose translation MRFFPDRNLMNPIEYVVPIRTALGDTEWQRILDEIRLYRRYDGDLNVWSDYTKPSQLDYEPTKLELNYPRKIVDTIAAWQFEKEPKVTVPPDVLDDPALMIQPGYTPSEEQQTENSRAKAKERLLTWVWDDNRMHEKLLAAAKDRSISRTGVYARIHFDNRRGEFKIIWHPSTEVIAVHNEWDKDQLDAVHFIAWLDDEQTRLWKLSYYLVWHEEAGTYDCEIEEAVHDGDLNVQESRVERSSMGLDFIPVVHVPTEKLSGRTTGYSELEKTIELSEEIDRKMSDYSDAIRFEMFAINLLVNVDEDPKNPLQIAPGAKWNLGDGDKENGVPSASKLESGFKFKETIEAYLDRLQKRLHEKAEVPIVNTADMNTGGINDMAIQLMFSSIISKTQRSWVIWQSRLQTLNEYILRYMKAREEHPRFKYDKEMLAKVDNYYSSEIIFGLPLPQDQKALIEQLGEEMSNEIESIKGAITRSGKENAEQKFMEIIQERQLKRQTQDPYKE comes from the coding sequence ATGCGGTTTTTCCCTGATAGAAATCTAATGAATCCAATCGAATATGTCGTCCCTATACGTACAGCATTAGGAGACACTGAGTGGCAAAGAATCCTTGATGAAATCAGGCTATATCGACGATATGACGGAGACTTGAATGTTTGGTCTGATTATACGAAGCCATCACAATTGGACTATGAGCCTACGAAATTAGAACTTAATTATCCACGAAAGATAGTCGATACGATTGCAGCTTGGCAATTTGAAAAGGAACCGAAAGTAACAGTCCCGCCCGATGTTTTAGACGATCCAGCGTTAATGATTCAACCAGGATATACACCTAGTGAAGAACAGCAGACAGAAAATAGTCGGGCGAAAGCAAAAGAACGATTATTAACGTGGGTTTGGGACGATAATCGAATGCATGAAAAATTACTAGCCGCAGCAAAAGACCGTTCAATTTCGAGGACTGGCGTTTACGCACGTATCCATTTCGATAACCGACGTGGAGAATTTAAAATCATTTGGCATCCATCTACGGAAGTAATTGCGGTACACAACGAATGGGATAAAGATCAGCTAGATGCAGTGCACTTCATTGCGTGGCTTGACGATGAGCAAACACGTCTCTGGAAGCTCTCGTATTACTTAGTTTGGCACGAAGAAGCTGGGACGTACGATTGCGAAATAGAAGAAGCTGTTCATGATGGAGACTTAAATGTGCAAGAGTCTAGGGTTGAACGTTCATCAATGGGACTCGATTTTATTCCGGTTGTACATGTTCCGACCGAAAAATTAAGTGGTCGAACTACTGGTTACAGTGAATTAGAAAAAACGATTGAGCTATCGGAAGAGATTGACCGTAAGATGTCGGATTACTCGGACGCGATTCGTTTTGAAATGTTCGCTATTAATCTACTTGTTAATGTAGACGAGGACCCGAAGAATCCGTTACAAATCGCTCCAGGTGCGAAATGGAATCTCGGCGATGGCGATAAGGAAAACGGAGTACCTAGCGCAAGTAAGTTAGAAAGCGGATTTAAGTTTAAAGAAACGATTGAAGCGTATCTTGACCGTTTGCAAAAACGACTACATGAAAAAGCGGAGGTACCGATTGTAAACACAGCCGACATGAACACGGGCGGTATTAATGACATGGCCATCCAACTTATGTTCAGCTCAATTATATCGAAGACTCAACGTTCTTGGGTAATATGGCAATCACGTTTGCAGACACTAAACGAATATATCCTTCGATATATGAAAGCGAGAGAAGAACACCCACGTTTTAAGTACGATAAGGAAATGCTTGCAAAAGTAGATAACTATTACTCTAGCGAGATTATTTTCGGATTACCTTTACCGCAAGATCAAAAAGCACTAATAGAACAGCTAGGAGAAGAAATGTCCAACGAAATTGAATCTATTAAAGGCGCTATTACACGAAGTGGTAAAGAAAATGCAGAACAGAAGTTTATGGAGATTATTCAAGAACGTCAACTTAAAAGACAAACGCAGGACCCTTATAAAGAGTGA
- a CDS encoding SU10 major capsid protein: MAVANTYDFQQQVRQMQANVDLILTKAPVLFGIIGTGEALTQTKFEWQNDYLNSDTGIVKAATAADVTELELGAGEARKFTEKALVQNGLEVLRVVAVDELADKITVQRGYDSTTPEAIEEKGELKIIARPRPEGEDTFRKNEINDRLVSFNFSQIFSRYASVSRTQQQVNTYGVEDELDYQVNLRLQELIREANNSLIYGRKYIGSGQQPRSTGGLFAFASEQGSHVQDFKGKEIDAKSLNDAVEQVFVRGGSANTILCAPNVARQITKLGGNTIQTTRQDTTAGYQILSFVSDLPGGAISSVVVDQNMPKDRALLLDTNNIKARYLTPIYDQDATLPGGDYFSRVIRGELGFEIKNAKESIAVLSGISKTVS, translated from the coding sequence ATGGCAGTAGCAAATACTTATGATTTCCAACAACAGGTTCGTCAGATGCAGGCGAATGTAGATTTAATCCTTACGAAAGCACCAGTATTATTTGGTATTATTGGTACGGGTGAAGCACTTACGCAAACTAAATTCGAATGGCAAAACGATTATTTAAACAGTGACACGGGTATCGTTAAGGCAGCCACAGCGGCAGATGTCACAGAATTGGAGTTAGGTGCAGGTGAAGCACGTAAATTTACAGAGAAAGCATTAGTACAAAACGGCCTTGAAGTATTACGTGTTGTAGCAGTGGATGAATTAGCAGATAAAATTACAGTGCAGCGTGGATATGATTCAACTACGCCTGAAGCGATTGAAGAGAAAGGTGAACTGAAAATTATTGCTCGACCACGTCCTGAAGGTGAAGATACTTTCCGTAAAAACGAAATCAATGATCGTCTAGTATCGTTCAACTTCTCACAAATCTTCTCTAGATACGCTTCTGTATCTCGTACACAACAACAAGTAAACACTTACGGCGTAGAAGACGAGCTAGATTACCAAGTCAACTTACGATTACAAGAATTAATTCGTGAAGCTAATAACTCACTAATCTATGGCCGTAAGTATATCGGTTCAGGGCAACAACCACGTTCTACGGGCGGATTATTTGCATTCGCTAGCGAACAAGGATCCCACGTTCAGGACTTCAAAGGTAAAGAAATCGATGCTAAATCGTTAAATGATGCAGTTGAACAAGTATTTGTTAGAGGTGGATCAGCGAATACAATCTTATGTGCACCGAACGTAGCTCGTCAAATCACTAAGTTAGGTGGTAACACTATTCAAACGACCCGTCAGGATACAACGGCTGGTTACCAAATCCTATCGTTCGTGTCTGACTTACCAGGTGGTGCGATTTCTAGCGTAGTTGTTGACCAAAATATGCCGAAAGACCGTGCGCTATTATTGGATACGAATAACATTAAGGCTCGCTACCTAACACCAATTTATGACCAAGACGCAACATTACCAGGTGGAGATTACTTCTCTCGCGTAATCCGTGGCGAACTTGGTTTCGAAATCAAGAATGCTAAAGAATCGATTGCTGTACTAAGCGGAATTTCTAAAACAGTATCTTAA
- a CDS encoding phage scaffolding protein, producing MSEVVKEDVVVTDIKEDTKTLTQEQVDEVVAKRLERERKKYEDYDDIKAKLVAFEQAEEERKKQEMTEVERLQVEKDEAAKKAIEASELAQKAQEKANARILNTEIKSVARSLNANDPNDVLALLDKSEINVDEDGNIQGVELAVESLKASKPWMFKQVIGVDASGGSNPVTNPKANELTALEKELTETKAEALKNPKLAGKVTQLYNKILELKSKK from the coding sequence ATGAGTGAAGTAGTAAAAGAGGATGTTGTCGTAACGGATATAAAGGAAGATACGAAAACTCTTACACAAGAGCAGGTCGATGAAGTAGTTGCTAAACGACTTGAACGTGAGCGTAAAAAATACGAAGACTATGATGATATTAAAGCGAAACTAGTTGCGTTTGAGCAAGCGGAAGAAGAAAGAAAGAAACAAGAAATGACTGAGGTGGAACGTTTGCAAGTCGAGAAAGATGAAGCGGCTAAAAAAGCAATTGAAGCTTCGGAGTTAGCACAAAAAGCACAAGAAAAGGCAAATGCCCGAATCTTGAATACAGAAATTAAAAGTGTCGCTCGTTCTTTAAATGCCAACGATCCAAATGACGTATTGGCGCTATTAGATAAGTCAGAAATTAATGTTGATGAAGACGGGAACATTCAAGGTGTAGAGTTAGCAGTCGAGTCTTTAAAAGCAAGTAAACCGTGGATGTTCAAACAAGTAATCGGAGTGGATGCTTCTGGAGGCTCTAACCCAGTTACTAATCCAAAAGCTAACGAATTAACAGCGTTAGAAAAGGAGTTAACAGAAACGAAGGCTGAAGCGTTAAAAAATCCAAAACTCGCGGGCAAGGTTACACAATTATATAACAAAATACTCGAATTAAAATCGAAGAAGTAG